One genomic window of Cannabis sativa cultivar Pink pepper isolate KNU-18-1 chromosome 2, ASM2916894v1, whole genome shotgun sequence includes the following:
- the LOC115696811 gene encoding uncharacterized protein LOC115696811 has product MTMKLKNVKKNKESKIQETQKDELLKAKNSVLLQRKTRRKMIVRDSSEDEETLGQEKEICSTKRKRSLRKKASRSKTPIPISLTPISNSPTVNTRSKTPQISITMPTIDSPALNTRGSLRRRSIGSSPVLDDVAPPLEEPMEKKKRGETKMTSVATSSEGRLPVKFNALGQPIGKASISLSSFLGPLVREVVPVTLPDWRKITLGMKEVLWRSIQARYIVDKEWKKNYIFQSMGDLWRASKSRLVAKVKKAPNEHERLKLKPDNIKTVIEWRAFIKEKTSLEFQAKSDKFKEIRNKRLPHTCSRKGYARLIDDMMNSSAKNEEPSRVDVWTKAHTKKNGEPVNSYVAETFDILGDSSLPSKTPKEKGDLLSNILGPEKGSYVRGYGKGVTKTKLAIASEKEEHICRIENEYKELKEKVAVMEQLINSFINSKSHSNLSGEQSNAHNRPTRGDVGIQGQKCDLLDWTGSGNIVAVGYFISDDPQDSVLGVPLGPFAMKVGVDFVREPNAFLWRPTSGLTCIEESVGNIIAWPADKVIMRT; this is encoded by the exons ATGACCATGAAGCTGAAAAACGTCAAGAAGAATAAAGAGAGCAAGATACAAGAGACACAAAAAGATGAACTTCTCAAAGCTAAAAACTCT GTATTGCTACAAAGGAAGACACGTCGAAAAATGATAGTGAGAGACTCTTCTGAAGATGAGGAAACACTCGGACAAGAGAAAGAGATATGTTCCACTAAGAGAAAGAGATCTCTTAGGAAGAAAGCCTCTCGGTCCAAAACACCCATTCCAATATCTCTTACTCCCATCTCAAATTCTCCAACAGTAAATACTAGGTCCAAAACACCTCAAATTTCTATTACAATGCCTACCATAGACTCCCCTGCACTAAACACTAGGGGCTCTTTAAGAAGGAGGTCCATAGGCTCGTCACCTGTTCTTGATGATGTTGCTCCCCCTTTAGAAGAGCCtatggaaaagaaaaaaagaggtgAAACTAAAATGACATCAGTTGCTACAAGTAGTGAGGGTCGATTACCGGTCAAATTCAACGCATTGGGCCAACCAATTGGAAAAGCATCAATTAGCTTATCCTCATTTTTGGGACCACTTGTGAGGGAAGTCGTACCAGTAACTTTACCTGATTGGAGAAAGATTACTCTTGGAATGAAGGAGGTTTTGTGGAGATCAATTCAG GCACGATATATAGTTGACAAAGAATGGAAGAAAAACTATATATTTCAGTCCATGGGTGATCTTTGGAGAGCTTCTAAATCAAGGTTGGTTGCTAAAGTCAAAAAAGCGCCAAATGAACACGAAAGGCTGAAATTAAAGCCTGACAACATCAAAACTGTAATTGAGTGGAGGGCGTTCATCAAAGAGAAAACCAGTTTGGAATTTCAG gcCAAAAGTGACAAGTTCAAAGAGATAAGAAATAAACGACTTCCCCATACTTGTAGCCGCAAAGGATATGCTCGATTAATCGATGATatg ATGAATAGTAGTGCAAAAAATGAAGAACCTTCGAGAGTTGATGTGTGGACTAAggcacacacaaaaaaaaatggagAACCTGTCAATTCCTATGTTGCTGAAACTTTC GATATATTAGGTGATTCTTCATTACCTTCTAAGACTCCAAAGGAAAAAGGAGATCTTCTTTCAAATATATTAGGTCCTGAAAAGGGTTCCTATGTGAGAGGTTATGGTAAAGGAGTTACCAAAACTAAGTTAGCAATTGCATCGGAAAAAGAAGAACATATATGTAGAATTGAAAATGAGTATAAAGAGTTAAAAGAAAAAGTGGCTGTTATGGAGCAATTGATTAACTCTTTCATAAATTCCAag TCTCATTCTAACTTGAGCGGAGAGCAGTCCAATGCACATAATCGTCCTACACGG GGTGATGTTGGAATTCAAGGCCAAAAGTGCGACCTTTTGGATTGGACTGGTTCTGGGAATATTGTTGCTGTTGGATATTTCATTTCAGATGATCCACAAGATTCAGTTCTTGGTGTTCCTCTTGGACCATTTGCCATGAAGGTTGGTGTTGATTTTGTAAGGGAACCTAATGCATTTCTATGGAGGCCTACTTCAGGATTAACTTGCATTGAAGAAAGCGTTGGAAATATTATTGCTTGGCCGGCTGACAAAGTTATAATGAG AACTTGA
- the LOC133035051 gene encoding uncharacterized protein LOC133035051 yields the protein MRFFETLCLLERFFPPSFFDVMIHLVIHIGREARLCGPVQFRWMYPFERHMKTLKAYVRNQARPEGCIAESYLADECMNFCNEFIKSTIGLNKKKHRNEEWVNDVLFEGRPISRKHDFTMTDEWLEIAHRCVLLNTSIVEPFLEYVPEGL from the exons ATGAGATTCTTTGAAACATTATGCTTGCTTGAGAGATTCTTTCCACCGTCCTTTTTTGATGTTATGATTCATttggttattcatattggccgAGAAGCACGATTATGTGGACCTGTTCAATTTCGATGGATGTATCCCTTTGAGAG ACATATGAAGACACTAAAAGCATATGTCAGAAATCAAGCAAGGCCTGAAGGTTGTATTGCAGAGTCCTATCTTGCAGATGAGTGTATGAATTTTTGTAATGAATTCATTAAGTCAACAATTGGGTTGAACAAAAAAAAGCATCGCAACGAAGAGTGGGTCAATGATGTGTTATTTGAGGGTCGTCCAATTTCTAGAAAGCATGACTTTACAATGACAGATGAGTGGTTAGAAATTGCACACCGATGCGTTCTACTGAATACATCTATTGTGGAGCCTTTTCTAGAGTATGTCCCTGAAGGATTATAA